From Streptomyces sp. CMB-StM0423, a single genomic window includes:
- a CDS encoding carbohydrate ABC transporter permease: MSRTRRAGTGRLAAMLLSPTILVLALVIGYPVLAALRLSFVVTTDTINPRTGFKETTSGYGLDNYEKVLSGESFLRPFWNTTSFALVSVTAEVLIGVAMALVMHRAFRGRALVRAAVLVPWAIPTAISGLLWKWIFNSQGAANGILRAEVLWSADGFPAWLSVVIADTWKTAPFVGLLVLAGLQVIPTELYEAAKVDGASPWRAFWRITLPLVRPALAVAVLFRLLDVLRMFDLPYVLVGPRKHSVETLSMVAFEEMTNLRFGTAAAYATALFLYVAVVAFAFVKLFGADLVGRGTGSPR, encoded by the coding sequence ATGTCACGCACGCGCCGGGCCGGCACCGGCCGCCTCGCGGCCATGCTGCTCTCCCCCACGATCCTGGTCCTCGCGCTGGTCATCGGCTATCCGGTACTGGCGGCTCTACGCCTGTCCTTCGTGGTCACCACCGACACCATCAACCCCCGGACCGGCTTCAAGGAGACCACCTCCGGCTACGGCCTGGACAACTACGAGAAGGTGCTCAGCGGCGAGTCCTTCCTGCGCCCGTTCTGGAACACCACCTCCTTCGCGCTGGTGTCCGTGACGGCCGAGGTTCTGATCGGCGTCGCCATGGCGCTGGTCATGCACCGTGCCTTCCGGGGTCGCGCACTGGTCCGGGCCGCGGTGCTCGTGCCGTGGGCGATTCCCACCGCGATCTCCGGCCTGCTGTGGAAGTGGATCTTCAACAGCCAGGGTGCCGCCAACGGGATCCTCCGCGCCGAAGTGCTGTGGAGCGCGGACGGCTTCCCGGCCTGGCTCTCAGTGGTCATCGCCGACACCTGGAAGACCGCTCCGTTCGTGGGCCTGCTGGTGCTGGCCGGGCTGCAGGTGATCCCCACCGAGCTGTACGAGGCGGCCAAGGTCGACGGTGCTTCACCGTGGCGCGCCTTCTGGCGGATCACTCTGCCACTCGTGCGGCCCGCACTGGCCGTCGCCGTGCTCTTCCGGCTGCTGGACGTCCTGCGCATGTTCGACCTGCCCTACGTTCTCGTCGGCCCGCGCAAGCACTCCGTCGAGACGCTGTCCATGGTCGCCTTCGAGGAGATGACCAACCTGCGCTTCGGCACCGCCGCGGCGTACGCCACCGCGCTGTTCCTGTACGTCGCGGTGGTCGCGTTCGCCTTCGTCAAGCTGTTCGGCGCCGACCTGGTCGGCCGCGGTACCGGGAGCCCACGATGA
- a CDS encoding LacI family DNA-binding transcriptional regulator yields MARNPGQGRSAAGAPATISDVAAAAGVSRQTVSNVVNVPERVGAETRERVQRVIAELDYRPNRLARSLRASSPGMVGYRIQPVVSGSVASVQDGFLHALAEAGRASDRHVLLFTADGPEDESEYCQSLWRSGTVSSVVLYDIAPHDERPGRLAAAGVPFAAFGRTAAGTEAYSWVDVDNAAGVSAAVDHLVSGGHGRIGFLGWPEGTSVGDARAQGWVTAMDRNGLLADSHRLDVRGPDTMADGTRLMAELLDRPKPPTAVVAATDTLAVGALQALRDRGVRPGQDVGVVGFDDTAAAAALGLSSVRQPIQEVGRTIMAELLRLTTGTKKETEASQRAEARGKNEAKERASGPDESSGPLQLLLEPELVVRSSSTPAAR; encoded by the coding sequence GTGGCACGTAATCCCGGACAGGGGCGCTCTGCTGCCGGTGCACCTGCGACGATCTCGGATGTCGCCGCGGCGGCGGGCGTGTCGCGGCAGACCGTCTCCAACGTCGTCAACGTGCCCGAGCGGGTAGGGGCCGAGACGCGTGAGCGGGTGCAGCGAGTCATCGCGGAACTCGACTACCGGCCCAATCGGCTCGCACGCTCACTGCGGGCCAGCTCTCCGGGGATGGTCGGCTACCGCATTCAGCCGGTGGTCAGCGGTTCGGTGGCCAGCGTGCAGGACGGCTTCCTGCACGCCCTGGCCGAGGCCGGCCGGGCCAGTGACCGGCATGTGCTGCTCTTCACGGCCGACGGTCCCGAAGACGAGAGTGAGTACTGCCAGTCTCTGTGGCGGTCCGGAACGGTGAGCAGCGTGGTGCTCTACGACATCGCGCCCCACGATGAGCGGCCTGGCCGGCTGGCAGCCGCCGGGGTGCCCTTCGCGGCGTTCGGGCGCACCGCGGCCGGGACGGAGGCGTATAGCTGGGTGGACGTGGACAACGCCGCCGGCGTCTCGGCGGCCGTCGATCATCTGGTGTCCGGCGGCCACGGACGGATCGGCTTCCTCGGCTGGCCGGAGGGTACGAGTGTGGGCGACGCTCGGGCGCAGGGCTGGGTCACAGCCATGGACCGCAACGGCCTGCTCGCGGACAGCCACCGCCTCGACGTACGGGGCCCGGACACGATGGCCGACGGTACGCGGCTCATGGCGGAGTTGCTGGACCGGCCCAAGCCGCCCACCGCCGTGGTCGCCGCGACGGACACGCTCGCCGTCGGAGCACTGCAGGCGCTGCGGGACCGTGGCGTGCGCCCGGGGCAGGACGTGGGGGTGGTCGGGTTCGACGACACGGCGGCTGCCGCGGCGCTCGGGCTGTCCAGTGTGCGGCAGCCGATTCAGGAGGTGGGCCGCACGATCATGGCCGAGCTGCTGAGGCTCACCACGGGGACCAAGAAGGAGACGGAGGCGTCGCAGCGGGCGGAGGCGAGGGGGAAGAACGAGGCCAAGGAGCGGGCGAGCGGTCCGGATGAGTCGTCCGGACCGCTGCAACTGCTCCTGGAGCCTGAGCTGGTGGTCCGGTCCAGCAGCACTCCCGCTGCGCGGTGA
- a CDS encoding carbohydrate ABC transporter permease gives MSTRTSPRTARGRGARARGLARRAGIAVVVLYCLAPFYWMVVSSLRRPSDQFSNDPLPAPVSFDNYEAALEGRNGFVRALVNSLVVSGVTTAVTLLVAIFAGYALARLHFRGKTLILTLIVAASMFPPITLVVPLLRLFTDVGWINTYQAMILPSMSFALPLAVWNLTAFFRQMPVDLEKAAQVDGCTPGQAFRKVVLPLAAPGVFTTAILVFICAWNEFLIAVSVVNDKQMMTANVIVSLFTGQYKYDQPFGTQMAAGVVVTLPLVVTVLFFQRRIVDGLTAGGLK, from the coding sequence ATGAGCACCAGGACGAGCCCACGCACCGCCCGCGGCAGAGGCGCCCGGGCCCGCGGCTTGGCCCGGCGGGCCGGCATCGCCGTCGTGGTGCTGTACTGCCTGGCGCCCTTCTACTGGATGGTCGTCTCCAGCCTGCGCCGGCCCTCCGACCAGTTCTCCAACGATCCGCTGCCGGCGCCGGTCTCGTTCGACAACTACGAGGCGGCTCTCGAAGGCCGCAACGGCTTCGTCCGCGCGCTGGTCAACAGCCTGGTGGTCAGCGGCGTCACCACGGCCGTCACCCTGCTCGTGGCGATCTTCGCCGGGTACGCACTCGCCCGGCTGCACTTCCGGGGCAAGACGCTGATCCTCACGCTGATCGTCGCAGCGTCGATGTTCCCGCCCATCACGCTCGTCGTGCCGCTGCTGCGGCTGTTCACGGACGTGGGCTGGATCAACACCTACCAGGCGATGATCCTGCCGAGCATGAGCTTCGCGCTGCCGCTGGCGGTGTGGAACCTCACCGCGTTCTTCCGTCAGATGCCGGTCGACCTGGAGAAGGCCGCGCAGGTCGATGGATGTACCCCCGGTCAGGCGTTCCGCAAGGTCGTGCTTCCGCTGGCCGCACCCGGGGTGTTCACCACCGCCATCCTCGTGTTCATCTGCGCCTGGAACGAGTTCCTGATCGCGGTCAGCGTGGTGAACGACAAGCAGATGATGACCGCCAACGTGATCGTTTCGCTGTTCACCGGACAGTACAAGTACGACCAGCCGTTCGGCACCCAGATGGCAGCCGGCGTCGTGGTGACGCTGCCCCTGGTCGTGACCGTGCTCTTCTTCCAACGACGGATCGTCGATGGACTCACCGCAGGAGGACTCAAGTAG
- a CDS encoding GNAT family N-acetyltransferase: MRSPKRVRFVELSGGAMSALVDGDLSEASRMTGVSLTEYFVTDGARWLWQFRLDQMVTDPDHARWMVRQAVVGDKGLVVGHAGFHGPPDEVGMVEIGYSVAPDFRRQGYARSTLIELLRRAAAEPAVATVRATISPDNVASLATISGFGFVEVGEQWDEEDGLELVFEVPARRVLPA; this comes from the coding sequence ATGCGGAGCCCGAAACGTGTCCGTTTTGTCGAGCTGTCCGGCGGGGCGATGTCCGCTTTGGTCGATGGAGACCTGTCCGAAGCCAGCAGGATGACCGGGGTTTCGCTGACCGAGTACTTCGTGACTGACGGAGCACGGTGGCTGTGGCAGTTCCGGCTCGACCAGATGGTCACCGATCCCGACCATGCGCGGTGGATGGTGCGGCAAGCGGTCGTCGGTGACAAGGGTCTCGTCGTCGGACATGCCGGGTTCCATGGACCGCCCGATGAGGTCGGCATGGTCGAGATCGGCTACTCCGTCGCTCCTGACTTCCGTCGCCAGGGATACGCCCGGTCCACGCTGATCGAGTTGCTCCGCCGGGCTGCAGCCGAACCCGCGGTCGCGACCGTGCGGGCGACGATCAGCCCCGACAACGTGGCATCCCTGGCCACGATCTCGGGCTTCGGCTTCGTTGAGGTCGGAGAGCAGTGGGATGAGGAGGACGGTCTCGAACTCGTCTTCGAGGTGCCTGCCCGCCGGGTTCTACCCGCTTGA
- a CDS encoding LLM class flavin-dependent oxidoreductase, with protein MKFSYAMLPDYPVAESLDSIRLADDLGFYACYAADETWHKDLWLLFAAAAGRTERIRLGPSVSPVTLREPTLIAQALATLDELTGGRAEGVLSSGNFGLLAQYRIDWTRTKPLSRVKEALQVMRTFLDEGALTYDGEFFSYDGLFTFARPVQERVPLKLGAMRGPKSFEAAGELSDGCHHALSYTREAYEYAVRHIRTGAERAGKDWRSLDIGAWVVFATGPDPAVAKEAARSMVGIYASSMPEEQLLRNGVDPAELKPVIEAIAAGDLARGIELTSPQVAERLSIAGTPEECLEKIQRDIAPSGVNHMICAITDRTMVKAFTGRDLTEAADVNTQLRLIKERIMPAFT; from the coding sequence GTGAAGTTCAGCTACGCCATGCTCCCCGACTACCCCGTGGCCGAGTCCTTGGATTCCATTCGGTTAGCGGACGACCTGGGCTTTTACGCCTGTTACGCGGCCGACGAGACCTGGCACAAAGATCTGTGGCTGCTGTTCGCGGCGGCAGCCGGCCGTACCGAGCGGATTCGGCTCGGGCCGAGTGTGTCACCGGTGACCTTGCGGGAGCCGACGCTGATCGCGCAGGCACTCGCCACCCTGGACGAGCTCACCGGTGGCCGCGCCGAAGGCGTGCTGTCCAGCGGCAACTTCGGACTGCTCGCCCAGTACCGGATCGACTGGACTCGTACGAAACCGCTGTCGCGCGTGAAGGAAGCACTGCAGGTGATGCGTACCTTCCTGGACGAGGGCGCCCTCACCTACGACGGCGAGTTCTTCTCCTACGACGGGCTCTTCACCTTCGCGCGGCCCGTGCAGGAACGCGTTCCGCTCAAGCTCGGCGCGATGCGGGGGCCCAAGTCCTTCGAGGCGGCCGGGGAGTTGTCGGACGGCTGCCATCACGCGCTGAGCTACACCCGCGAGGCGTACGAGTACGCGGTACGGCACATCCGTACCGGGGCCGAGCGTGCAGGCAAGGACTGGCGATCGCTCGACATCGGGGCCTGGGTGGTCTTCGCGACCGGGCCCGACCCGGCGGTCGCCAAGGAGGCGGCGCGCAGCATGGTCGGCATCTACGCCTCTTCCATGCCCGAGGAGCAGTTGCTCCGCAACGGAGTCGACCCGGCGGAGTTGAAGCCGGTCATCGAGGCGATCGCCGCCGGCGACCTGGCCCGAGGCATCGAACTGACCTCGCCGCAGGTCGCCGAGCGGCTCTCCATCGCAGGTACGCCCGAGGAGTGCCTGGAGAAGATCCAGCGGGACATCGCACCCAGCGGTGTCAACCACATGATCTGCGCCATCACCGACCGCACCATGGTCAAAGCCTTCACCGGCCGCGACCTCACCGAGGCGGCCGACGTGAACACGCAACTGCGGCTGATCAAGGAGCGGATCATGCCCGCCTTCACCTGA
- a CDS encoding NAD(P)/FAD-dependent oxidoreductase, whose amino-acid sequence MSSQSVSRDLVVVGAGIVGASVAYHAAKAGAVVTLLDAGRPARGVTVDSFAWIAASIRTGCAAGLRVAATDEYRRLEAELPGLPVTWSGSLSWRAGESAPEAGPGQEVVDAVTAATLEPNLLQPPDWAVWAPGEGAVDPVGVTERLIEGARAHGAQVHPDVPVTAVRRDAAGRVVGTETAAGPLSGATVVLAAGVATAALAAPLDLRVPVDPSPATLFRFRAPAGLVRTVVNTQDFDLRQVATDRIIAAADSPEQTLAAIRSTFRGAASVELLSTRVGARPMPADGEPIVGPVAEVPGLYVAVMHAAVTLAPGVGRLVARELVDGTVEPALAGCRLDRF is encoded by the coding sequence ATGTCGAGCCAGTCAGTGAGCAGGGACCTCGTGGTTGTCGGCGCCGGCATCGTCGGTGCTTCGGTGGCCTATCACGCCGCCAAGGCGGGCGCTGTCGTGACCCTTCTCGATGCCGGCCGGCCGGCCCGTGGGGTGACGGTGGACTCCTTCGCCTGGATCGCCGCCAGCATCCGCACCGGTTGCGCCGCCGGGCTGCGGGTGGCGGCGACAGACGAGTACCGTCGGCTCGAGGCCGAGCTACCGGGACTTCCCGTGACCTGGTCCGGTTCACTGTCGTGGCGCGCGGGGGAGAGTGCGCCGGAAGCCGGGCCCGGGCAGGAGGTCGTCGACGCGGTCACCGCGGCGACGCTCGAGCCCAACCTGCTGCAGCCCCCGGACTGGGCCGTCTGGGCACCCGGCGAAGGCGCTGTCGACCCGGTAGGTGTGACGGAGCGGCTGATCGAGGGCGCCCGCGCTCACGGCGCACAAGTACATCCGGACGTCCCGGTCACCGCTGTCCGGCGAGACGCCGCGGGTCGGGTCGTCGGGACCGAGACGGCCGCAGGGCCCCTATCGGGCGCGACTGTGGTGCTTGCGGCCGGAGTGGCGACGGCGGCGCTGGCAGCGCCGCTGGACCTACGTGTCCCGGTCGACCCGTCACCAGCGACGCTCTTCCGGTTCCGCGCGCCGGCCGGTCTGGTCCGCACGGTAGTCAACACTCAGGACTTTGATCTCCGGCAGGTCGCCACAGACCGGATCATCGCCGCTGCGGATTCGCCGGAACAGACTCTGGCGGCCATCCGGTCCACCTTCCGCGGCGCCGCGAGCGTCGAGCTGCTCAGCACCCGGGTCGGCGCACGCCCCATGCCGGCCGATGGTGAGCCCATCGTCGGCCCGGTCGCCGAGGTTCCTGGCCTGTACGTGGCAGTGATGCACGCGGCAGTCACGCTCGCCCCAGGCGTGGGCCGACTGGTCGCGAGGGAACTGGTCGACGGCACCGTCGAGCCGGCCCTGGCGGGCTGTCGCCTCGACCGCTTCTAA
- a CDS encoding sugar phosphate isomerase/epimerase family protein, translated as MSTKNRDELDHAVNRRRFLGVAAGTTAAAIAGAAGAAGAAAQPQGSSHSRPAVPRGNLGIQLYTLRDQIGTAGFAEVFDALERYGYDQVEYAGYTQGNGPLTLPQLRRLARNHGLRGIGSHVAYHVGDPAGYSFATSLEQVLDDAEALDLPYVGTWDGPFRYGTTVAGVKRASAEFNAYGAAARRRGLRFYQHNHGNEFGFCSDDPTVRIYDLMLAETDPDLVFMEMDIYWAYTGVHRFSVRPDGTPAPFDPLDYVTGAPQRFPLFHVKDGEHDTASQDGYHMTDVGDGDIDYQRFIGTVTKGRYRKYHNWLVERDDAVSPDTNPAGSLSTARRSAAHLRHLRA; from the coding sequence ATGTCCACCAAGAACAGAGACGAACTCGACCACGCCGTCAACAGACGCAGATTCCTCGGTGTCGCGGCCGGCACCACGGCGGCGGCCATCGCCGGCGCCGCGGGCGCCGCGGGCGCCGCCGCGCAGCCGCAGGGCAGCAGCCACAGCCGCCCGGCCGTCCCCCGGGGCAACCTGGGCATCCAGCTCTACACCCTTCGCGACCAGATCGGCACGGCCGGCTTCGCCGAGGTCTTCGACGCCCTGGAGCGCTACGGCTACGACCAGGTCGAATACGCCGGCTACACCCAGGGCAACGGCCCCCTCACCCTGCCCCAGCTCCGCCGCCTGGCCCGCAACCACGGCCTGCGCGGCATCGGCAGCCACGTCGCGTACCACGTCGGCGACCCCGCGGGCTACTCCTTCGCCACCAGCCTGGAGCAGGTCCTCGACGACGCCGAGGCCCTGGACCTGCCGTACGTCGGCACCTGGGACGGCCCGTTCCGCTACGGCACCACGGTGGCCGGGGTGAAGCGCGCCTCGGCGGAGTTCAACGCCTACGGCGCAGCGGCCCGCCGCCGCGGCCTGCGGTTCTACCAGCACAACCACGGCAACGAGTTCGGCTTCTGCAGCGACGACCCGACGGTGCGCATCTACGACCTCATGCTGGCCGAGACGGACCCGGACCTGGTGTTCATGGAGATGGACATCTACTGGGCCTACACCGGCGTCCACCGCTTCAGCGTCCGCCCGGACGGTACCCCGGCGCCGTTCGACCCGCTGGACTACGTCACGGGCGCCCCGCAGCGCTTCCCGCTGTTCCACGTCAAGGACGGCGAGCACGACACGGCGTCCCAGGACGGCTACCACATGACCGACGTGGGCGACGGCGACATCGACTACCAGCGCTTCATCGGCACGGTCACCAAGGGCCGGTACCGCAAGTACCACAACTGGCTGGTCGAGCGCGACGACGCGGTGAGCCCCGACACGAACCCGGCCGGCTCCCTGTCCACGGCCCGCCGCTCCGCCGCCCACCTCCGCCACCTCCGCGCCTGA
- a CDS encoding ABC transporter substrate-binding protein, producing the protein MRSARMERRKNMGTTAQASWTVRTGTTTGPGGLGARRVAAVAVSALLATALAGCGSDSSEDDGPGTDAAAERGPITLATGKDTTGTIQAQLDRWNKEHPDEKVTLVELPESADQQRQQFIQNARTESDTYSVLNLDPIWVAEFAANQWIDELPAEEFPLDRMLPAVVKTGEYFGKQYAIPFNTNAGLLFYREDLLDEVGAEPPGTWAEMKQICAEVQKLPEARQIGCYAGQFDKYEGLTVNFVEAVASAGGSILDQEGNPTVDTEEARAGLQFLADGFEDGTFPKESATFQEEDGRRAFQAGKLLFHRQWPYQWTLANAEDGSSKVAGEFGVAPLPGAEGPGASTLGGLDLAVSKFAENKATAIDFIKYFAGEQNARANLTAISTAPPYTDLYSDPELRKKFPYLATLEKSLTGAVPRPAIVQYGDATAAIQERVSAAVEGTTPVDEALTGLQQDLTGIGAEK; encoded by the coding sequence GTGCGGTCTGCACGCATGGAGAGGCGGAAGAACATGGGCACGACGGCGCAGGCGAGTTGGACGGTGAGGACAGGCACGACGACCGGACCCGGAGGGCTGGGGGCACGTCGCGTCGCGGCGGTCGCCGTCTCCGCCCTCTTGGCGACGGCGCTCGCCGGATGCGGCTCGGACTCGTCGGAGGACGACGGACCGGGCACGGACGCGGCCGCGGAGCGCGGACCGATCACGCTGGCCACCGGCAAGGACACGACCGGCACCATCCAGGCGCAGCTGGACCGGTGGAACAAGGAGCACCCCGACGAGAAGGTCACCCTCGTCGAACTGCCGGAGAGCGCCGACCAGCAGCGCCAGCAGTTCATTCAGAACGCCCGGACCGAGTCGGACACCTACAGCGTGCTGAATCTGGACCCGATCTGGGTCGCCGAGTTCGCGGCGAACCAGTGGATCGACGAACTGCCCGCAGAGGAGTTCCCGCTGGATCGCATGCTCCCGGCCGTCGTGAAGACCGGTGAGTACTTCGGCAAGCAGTACGCCATCCCGTTCAACACCAACGCCGGGCTGCTGTTCTACCGCGAGGACCTGCTCGACGAGGTCGGCGCGGAACCGCCCGGGACCTGGGCGGAGATGAAGCAGATCTGTGCCGAGGTGCAGAAGCTCCCCGAGGCCCGGCAGATCGGCTGCTACGCGGGACAGTTCGACAAGTACGAGGGGCTCACGGTCAACTTCGTCGAGGCCGTCGCATCGGCCGGCGGCAGCATCCTCGACCAGGAGGGCAACCCCACGGTCGACACCGAGGAGGCCCGTGCGGGCCTGCAGTTCCTGGCCGACGGCTTCGAGGACGGCACGTTCCCCAAGGAGTCCGCCACCTTCCAGGAGGAGGACGGGCGCCGCGCCTTCCAGGCGGGCAAGCTGCTCTTCCACCGGCAGTGGCCGTACCAGTGGACCCTGGCCAACGCCGAGGACGGCTCCAGCAAGGTCGCCGGCGAGTTCGGCGTGGCGCCGTTGCCCGGCGCGGAGGGCCCCGGTGCCTCCACACTCGGCGGGCTCGACCTGGCCGTCAGCAAGTTCGCCGAGAACAAGGCCACCGCCATCGACTTCATCAAGTACTTCGCCGGCGAGCAGAACGCGCGGGCCAACCTGACGGCGATCTCCACCGCCCCGCCCTACACCGACCTGTACAGCGACCCGGAGCTGCGAAAGAAGTTCCCCTACCTCGCCACTTTGGAGAAGTCCCTGACCGGCGCCGTCCCGAGGCCCGCGATTGTGCAGTACGGGGACGCCACCGCAGCCATCCAGGAAAGGGTCTCGGCCGCGGTCGAGGGCACCACGCCGGTGGACGAGGCCCTGACCGGGCTGCAGCAGGACCTCACCGGCATCGGTGCCGAGAAGTAG
- a CDS encoding glycosyl hydrolase family 65 protein, whose amino-acid sequence MTPSTSVPPVSTPSGASAGWVLTTDDPETGYHPTFTGNGYLAARVPAAGNGFAEAPVRTQFQVAGFYADHEGEWSRKAGLPAWTTLDVGDGSGTFNGAFSAERGGEYLVGGDWSALSSPVATTVRGITRYRQALDLRTGVVTTEARWTSPAGRVADVRYKVLTDRSRPHVAAVTVTVTPLWSGRLEITDTVDLSAASWTGRSRTTCRQGRIDTSVTALGSGLVAAVATTLSVPAPASYRLLGDDGELVTLDVVAGTAYAFTKYVGIATGHDTKDPRAFARSAAVKASDAGYRRLAEDNRRAWRREWAGDIVVHGDDRLQRQVRASKYYLLTSAREGSPWAPSPAGLSSDGYNGHVFWDTETWIWPSLLAQHPDIAASVLDYRVRRLDDAMNYAAGHGQCGARFPWESGLHGREDTPVWAPFGRYEQHITADVALAFWQYWLATGDRRWLAEKGWPVLRSVAEFWCSRATEDAEGSIHITGVIPPDEYTETPVDDSVYTNVAARATLRFAAAAAAELGHPSDPAWIRTADGLIELFDEELGRHPQFAGYDGRQIKQADVVMLSYPWENEQSTEVTRADLEYYVPRTHEYGPSMTDSVHAIVYASLGDAKTAFTHTRRSIEPFLRDPFEQFAEARRGGAFTFLTGHGGFLQEFLYGYSGLRWRADQVLVAPVLPEQLDGLTLCALRWRGRVFDIDVRHTGTTVWLRSGEPLPVEVSGTRHVVPEGRRISVPTGGPSVEASPTAD is encoded by the coding sequence GTGACACCGTCGACCTCCGTCCCGCCGGTATCCACCCCGTCGGGGGCGTCCGCGGGCTGGGTACTCACCACCGATGACCCGGAAACCGGCTACCACCCCACGTTCACCGGCAACGGCTATCTGGCTGCGCGCGTGCCGGCTGCCGGCAACGGCTTCGCGGAGGCGCCGGTGCGCACCCAGTTCCAAGTGGCCGGCTTCTATGCGGACCACGAGGGCGAATGGTCGCGCAAGGCCGGCCTGCCGGCGTGGACGACCCTCGACGTGGGCGACGGCAGTGGAACGTTCAACGGCGCCTTCTCCGCCGAGCGGGGCGGCGAGTACCTGGTGGGCGGCGACTGGTCCGCCCTCTCCTCCCCGGTCGCCACCACGGTCCGCGGCATCACCCGGTACCGGCAGGCGCTGGACCTGCGCACCGGCGTGGTCACCACGGAAGCCCGCTGGACCTCGCCCGCGGGACGGGTCGCGGACGTGCGGTACAAGGTACTCACCGACCGGTCACGGCCCCACGTCGCGGCCGTGACGGTGACCGTGACCCCGCTGTGGTCGGGACGGCTGGAGATCACCGACACCGTGGACCTTTCGGCCGCCTCCTGGACCGGCCGTAGCAGGACCACGTGCCGACAAGGGCGGATCGACACCTCAGTCACCGCCCTCGGCAGCGGCCTCGTGGCCGCCGTCGCCACCACTCTGAGCGTTCCGGCGCCCGCGTCGTACCGGCTACTGGGCGACGATGGCGAGCTGGTCACCCTGGACGTCGTCGCCGGCACCGCGTACGCCTTCACCAAGTACGTGGGGATCGCCACCGGCCACGACACGAAGGACCCGCGCGCCTTCGCCCGTTCCGCCGCGGTGAAAGCGTCGGATGCGGGTTATCGGCGGTTGGCAGAGGACAACCGGCGGGCCTGGCGCCGCGAGTGGGCCGGAGACATCGTCGTCCACGGCGACGACCGGCTCCAACGGCAGGTCAGAGCATCGAAGTACTACCTGCTCACCAGCGCGCGCGAGGGTTCGCCCTGGGCACCGTCGCCCGCCGGGCTCTCCAGCGACGGGTACAACGGCCACGTCTTCTGGGACACCGAGACCTGGATCTGGCCGAGCCTGCTCGCCCAGCACCCGGATATCGCCGCCAGCGTGCTCGACTACCGGGTCCGGCGCCTCGACGATGCCATGAACTACGCCGCCGGGCACGGGCAGTGCGGCGCGCGCTTCCCGTGGGAGAGTGGCCTGCACGGTCGGGAGGACACTCCGGTGTGGGCGCCCTTCGGGCGCTACGAACAGCACATCACCGCGGACGTGGCGCTGGCCTTCTGGCAGTACTGGCTGGCCACCGGCGACCGGCGGTGGCTGGCGGAGAAAGGCTGGCCCGTACTGCGCTCGGTCGCCGAGTTCTGGTGCAGCCGGGCGACTGAGGACGCGGAGGGCAGCATCCACATCACGGGCGTGATACCGCCCGACGAATACACCGAAACCCCGGTCGACGACTCCGTCTACACCAACGTGGCGGCGCGCGCCACGCTCCGCTTCGCCGCCGCTGCCGCGGCCGAACTCGGCCACCCCTCCGACCCCGCCTGGATTCGCACCGCCGACGGACTCATCGAGCTGTTCGACGAGGAGCTCGGCCGCCACCCGCAGTTCGCCGGCTACGACGGCCGGCAGATCAAGCAGGCAGACGTGGTGATGCTGAGTTACCCGTGGGAGAACGAGCAGAGCACCGAGGTGACCCGCGCTGATCTGGAGTACTACGTACCGCGGACACATGAGTACGGGCCGTCCATGACGGACTCGGTGCACGCCATCGTCTATGCCTCGCTCGGCGACGCGAAGACCGCGTTCACGCACACCCGGCGCAGCATCGAGCCGTTTCTGCGGGACCCGTTCGAGCAGTTCGCCGAGGCTCGGCGCGGCGGCGCCTTCACCTTCCTCACCGGGCACGGCGGGTTCCTGCAGGAGTTCCTGTACGGCTACTCGGGCCTGCGGTGGCGGGCCGACCAGGTGCTCGTCGCGCCGGTGCTGCCCGAGCAGCTCGACGGCCTTACGCTGTGCGCGCTCCGCTGGCGCGGGCGGGTGTTCGACATCGATGTGCGCCACACCGGCACCACGGTGTGGCTGCGCTCGGGCGAGCCGCTTCCCGTCGAAGTCTCCGGCACACGGCACGTCGTTCCCGAAGGCAGGCGCATCAGTGTCCCCACCGGCGGGCCCTCAGTGGAGGCGTCGCCCACGGCCGACTGA